From the genome of Ectobacillus sp. JY-23, one region includes:
- a CDS encoding helix-turn-helix transcriptional regulator, producing MQEKYEQNAELLKVLAHPVRLGLINFLLKSGPSNVTQLQGEFDMPQSTISQHLGKLRHARILRGNRKGLEIYYEIIDSRIEQLIGVLK from the coding sequence ATGCAAGAAAAGTACGAACAAAACGCAGAGTTATTAAAGGTATTGGCGCATCCAGTACGCCTGGGTCTTATAAACTTCTTACTTAAATCAGGCCCGTCAAATGTAACGCAGCTGCAAGGAGAGTTTGATATGCCGCAAAGCACAATCAGTCAGCACTTAGGTAAGCTTAGACATGCAAGAATTTTACGCGGTAATCGTAAGGGCTTAGAGATTTATTACGAAATCATTGATTCACGAATCGAACAATTGATTGGAGTATTAAAATAA
- a CDS encoding DUF3908 family protein, producing the protein MQYLELKDILSFAQNIAIEGNGNGHYIAATLIEDLYSEEEIKVVYPRHIFPREEYQKKSEILVFLDDKLCIVTADNKEYDVTIIKYQEIRKVNYKANRYEQDPAVLIIELSNGSEIILDSNQDCNVHWVFKYNSKIKQVFHLFK; encoded by the coding sequence ATGCAATATTTGGAATTGAAAGATATTTTGAGTTTTGCTCAGAATATAGCCATTGAAGGGAATGGGAATGGTCATTATATTGCAGCTACGTTAATTGAGGATTTATATTCTGAGGAAGAAATAAAAGTTGTTTATCCAAGGCATATTTTTCCGCGAGAAGAATATCAAAAAAAGTCAGAGATATTAGTATTCTTAGATGACAAACTTTGTATCGTGACAGCTGATAATAAAGAATACGATGTAACGATAATTAAGTATCAAGAAATAAGGAAAGTGAATTATAAAGCGAATAGATACGAACAGGATCCAGCGGTTTTAATAATTGAATTATCTAACGGGTCAGAAATTATATTAGATAGCAATCAAGACTGTAACGTGCATTGGGTATTTAAGTATAACTCAAAAATTAAACAGGTATTCCACTTATTTAAGTAA